In one window of Oceanococcus sp. HetDA_MAG_MS8 DNA:
- a CDS encoding bifunctional aconitate hydratase 2/2-methylisocitrate dehydratase: MSEYQKYLEEIATRKEQGLSPKPIEDGALVEELIAQVKDGGNAHRKDSLQFLIYNTLPGTTSAAAVKAQFLKDIILGTVKVEEISAEFAFELLGHMKGGPSVAALLDLALGDDAAIAKDAAEVLKTQVFLYEADTERLKAAYEQGNPVAKELLQSYAQAEFFTKLPEPEEEIKVVTYVAAIGDVSTDLLSPGNQAHSRSDRELHGKCMISPQAQAEIEELKQQHPDKRVMLVAEKGTMGVGSSRMSGVNNVALWTGKQASPYVPFVNYAPIVGGTNGISPIFLTTVGVTGGIGLDLKNWVKKLDDQGKPVLDENGDPVLEQKYSVDTGTVLTINTKTKTLYDADGSTELADISSAFTPQKLEFIKAGSSYAIVFGKQLQTFAAQTLGTVAPEVFAPSKVVSNPGQGLTAVEKIFNRNAVGVAKGTVLHAGSDVRVNVNIVGSQDTTGLMTVQELEAMAATVISPKLDGAYQSGCHTASVWDLKAQKNIPKLMGFMNGFGLITARDPKDQYPAMTDVIHKVLNDITVDDRAVIIGGDSHTRMSKGVAFGADSGTVALALATGEANMPIPESVKVTFKGRMQDHMDFRDVVHATQAQMLKKFGDNVFQGRVVEVHIGTLLADQAFTFTDWTAEMKAKAAVCISNDDTLIESLELAKSRIQIMIDKGMDNAAQTLQGLIDRADKRIAEIRSGEAPALKPDADAKYFAEFTVDLDDISEPMIADPDVNNQDVSKRYTHDTIRPVSYYKGEKKVDLGFVGSCMVHKGDMKVIAQMLRNLEKDGSKIEFKAPLVIAPPTYNIIDELKAEGDWEIFQRHAGFEFDDKAPKSQARTKYENIMYLERPGCNLCMGNQEKAEKGDTVMATSTRLFQGRVVEDADDKKGESLLASTPVVVLSTILGRTPNVEEYKQAVAGISLTKFMPTGTM; encoded by the coding sequence ATGAGTGAATATCAAAAATATCTAGAAGAAATTGCCACCCGAAAAGAGCAGGGCCTGAGCCCCAAGCCGATCGAAGACGGTGCGCTGGTTGAGGAGCTCATTGCGCAAGTCAAGGACGGCGGTAATGCGCACCGCAAAGACTCCTTACAGTTTTTGATTTACAACACCTTGCCAGGAACCACGAGTGCAGCCGCTGTGAAGGCGCAGTTCCTTAAGGACATCATTCTTGGCACGGTTAAAGTTGAGGAGATTTCTGCCGAATTCGCTTTCGAATTGTTGGGCCATATGAAGGGTGGGCCGTCTGTCGCCGCGCTTCTAGACCTGGCCTTGGGTGATGACGCTGCCATTGCCAAAGATGCCGCTGAGGTTTTGAAAACCCAGGTGTTCCTCTACGAAGCCGATACCGAGCGTCTGAAAGCCGCCTATGAGCAGGGCAATCCAGTGGCCAAGGAGCTGCTGCAAAGCTACGCGCAGGCCGAGTTCTTCACCAAACTCCCGGAGCCGGAAGAAGAAATTAAGGTTGTCACCTACGTGGCCGCCATTGGCGATGTATCTACCGATTTGCTCTCGCCGGGCAACCAGGCTCACTCGCGCTCCGACCGTGAGCTGCATGGCAAGTGCATGATCTCGCCGCAAGCCCAGGCCGAGATTGAAGAACTTAAGCAGCAGCATCCGGACAAGCGGGTGATGCTGGTGGCAGAAAAGGGCACCATGGGTGTGGGCTCCTCACGGATGTCCGGCGTAAACAACGTGGCGCTGTGGACCGGTAAGCAAGCCAGCCCCTACGTGCCGTTTGTGAACTACGCGCCGATTGTCGGCGGCACCAACGGCATCTCCCCCATCTTCCTGACCACCGTGGGTGTGACGGGCGGTATTGGTTTGGACCTGAAGAACTGGGTCAAGAAACTGGACGACCAGGGCAAGCCCGTTTTGGACGAAAACGGCGACCCCGTGCTGGAGCAGAAGTACTCTGTCGATACCGGCACCGTGCTCACGATCAATACCAAGACCAAGACGCTCTACGACGCCGACGGCAGCACCGAGCTGGCCGATATCTCCTCGGCTTTCACGCCGCAAAAGCTGGAGTTCATCAAGGCTGGCAGCTCCTACGCCATCGTCTTTGGGAAGCAGCTGCAAACCTTCGCTGCGCAGACTCTGGGCACCGTGGCGCCAGAAGTCTTTGCACCGTCCAAGGTGGTATCCAACCCCGGCCAAGGTCTGACCGCTGTTGAGAAGATCTTCAACCGGAATGCCGTCGGTGTGGCCAAAGGCACCGTGCTGCATGCCGGCTCGGATGTGCGTGTGAACGTGAACATCGTCGGCTCGCAGGACACCACGGGTTTGATGACCGTGCAGGAACTGGAAGCCATGGCTGCTACGGTGATCTCACCCAAGCTGGATGGGGCCTATCAGTCTGGTTGCCACACCGCTTCGGTGTGGGACCTCAAAGCCCAAAAGAACATTCCCAAGTTGATGGGCTTCATGAACGGTTTTGGTTTGATTACCGCGCGTGATCCTAAAGACCAGTACCCGGCCATGACCGACGTGATCCACAAGGTGTTGAACGACATCACCGTGGATGATCGCGCTGTGATCATTGGTGGCGACTCGCACACGCGCATGTCCAAGGGTGTGGCGTTTGGCGCCGACTCCGGCACCGTGGCTCTGGCCCTGGCCACCGGCGAAGCCAATATGCCCATCCCCGAGTCTGTAAAGGTGACCTTCAAGGGCCGTATGCAAGACCACATGGACTTCCGTGATGTGGTGCACGCTACCCAGGCGCAAATGCTCAAGAAGTTCGGTGATAACGTCTTCCAGGGCCGGGTGGTGGAAGTTCATATCGGCACGCTGCTGGCCGACCAAGCCTTTACCTTCACCGACTGGACGGCCGAGATGAAGGCCAAGGCCGCAGTGTGTATTTCCAATGACGACACCCTGATCGAGTCCCTGGAGCTGGCCAAGAGCCGGATTCAGATCATGATCGATAAGGGGATGGATAACGCGGCGCAAACCCTGCAGGGGCTGATTGACCGCGCCGACAAGCGTATTGCCGAGATTCGTTCGGGTGAGGCTCCGGCGCTGAAGCCTGATGCCGATGCCAAGTATTTCGCCGAGTTCACGGTGGACCTGGACGACATTTCCGAGCCCATGATTGCCGATCCGGATGTGAACAACCAGGACGTGTCCAAGCGTTACACCCACGACACCATTCGCCCCGTGTCTTATTACAAGGGCGAAAAGAAGGTGGACCTGGGCTTTGTGGGCTCCTGCATGGTGCACAAGGGCGACATGAAGGTCATCGCGCAAATGCTACGTAACCTGGAAAAAGACGGCTCCAAGATCGAGTTCAAGGCGCCCTTGGTGATTGCACCGCCGACCTACAACATCATCGACGAGCTCAAGGCCGAAGGCGACTGGGAAATCTTCCAACGCCATGCCGGCTTCGAGTTCGACGACAAGGCTCCCAAGAGCCAGGCCCGCACCAAGTACGAAAACATCATGTATCTGGAGCGTCCCGGCTGTAACTTGTGCATGGGTAACCAGGAAAAGGCGGAGAAGGGCGATACCGTGATGGCGACCTCCACCCGTTTGTTCCAGGGCCGCGTGGTGGAAGACGCCGACGACAAGAAGGGTGAGTCCTTGCTGGCATCCACGCCGGTGGTGGTGCTCTCCACCATCCTCGGCCGTACGCCGAATGTCGAGGAGTACAAGCAAGCCGTGGCCGGTATTAGCCTGACCAAATTCATGCCCACGGGTACGATGTAG